TTTCAGAAACATCAGAAGGGAGTTTATAAATTTCGCACTCGCCACCTAGTTTTTCGACAAACTTTTTCTTATTCTTAGTGTAAAGAACGCTTGCTGGATTATCTCCAACAAGAAGAACCTTCAAAGACGGTATAACGCCTTTCTTTCGCAGTTCTTGGCACTGCTTTTTAAGAAGAGAGATTTGTTGATCGACAACGGGTCGAGAACGCAATTCTAATGTCATATACTTATTTACTCCCAGAATTAGAGTGATTTTATAGTAATTCACCCAATTTAGAAAGCAACCATGTCAAAAAAGGATTGAATGGCTATCTCTGTGGGGCTATAAGAACAAAGTCGGAGGATTCATGCAATTTTATATTGGTTTAGGAATACAACTTATAGGCTTTACTTCGGTTGGTTTATGTCTTTTTGCTGGATTATCAAAAGGTGATTACGGTCAATTAGAATTGATTCAGCTCGTTGGAGGATCACTCCTTTTTTATCTTGGTAATGCCATAAAGTCTCGTGGTGGCTCAAACTAGAATTGGACGAAAAGCCCTTGTCTCACGTAGAATAATGAAATGATTATTCTAGGAATTGACCCTGGTTCAAGAAAAGCTGGTTATGCAGTTATTGAAGTTCAGGGAAAAAAAATGAAATATATAGAATCAGGCGTTATGCGCTATGATGGTGTTAAAGAATTTGTTGATCGCCTCGGTCACATCTATGACTCTTGTGAAGAGTTAATTGAAAAGCATCAACCATCTGAAATCGCGATTGAATCTCTTATCTATGTTAAAAGTGTCACTTCTCTTGCCAAACTAGCACAAGCTAGGGGTGCAATGATTGCAGCTTTTATGAAAACCAATAAGGGAAAAGTTTTTGAGTATTCTCCAAACTTAATTAAATCAGCAGTTTCAGGATATGGGCATGCATCCAAAGAAGGGATTGATAAGGCCCTTACAATGATTTTTGGAAAGAAAGAATTTAAAACTCACGATGAGTCAGATGCACTTGCAATAGCAGTTTGTCATGCTCTCAATCGGAATATGAGACAGCTCACAAATAAGAAGGCCGTTGCATCGTCGAGAGGAAGAACTCTAAAACAAGTTTTTAAGGATAGAGCATGATTGGATTTTTAAGAGGAGAAGTTCTCTTTAGTGATGGATATGAAATTATTATTAACACAGTAAGTGGAGTTGGTTATCAAATTTACTTTAGCCACTTGTTATCAGAGGGGTCTTATACAGGAGTCTTCATTTCACATATCGTTAAAGAAGCATCGGAAGAACTTTATGGCTTTAAGTCATTAAGAGATAAAAAAATGTTCGAATTACTAACATCTGTAAAAGGTGTTGGACCAAAGTCTGCATTCAATCTCATGGCCGCTCTTTCGACGACTCAGATTATTGATGCCGTCATTAATGATGATAAAAAGAGCCTTACTAAAGCGCCGGGAGTAGGTGCGAAAGCGGCATCACAGATGATCTTAGATTTAACTAAGAAAATCGAAAAAATAAAAATGTACTCGAATAGATCAATTCAAATGCCAAATGTTGAAAGTGAAGCAATCGCTAATTTTGAGCAACCACTACTTTTTGAAGAAATCGTTGAAGTACAGGAAACTGTTCATGAAATTCATGACAACGCTCTTATGCAGGAGGCGATGCTCGCTTGCAAGGAACTTGGATTTAAAG
This region of Halobacteriovorax sp. GB3 genomic DNA includes:
- the ruvA gene encoding Holliday junction branch migration protein RuvA, with amino-acid sequence MIGFLRGEVLFSDGYEIIINTVSGVGYQIYFSHLLSEGSYTGVFISHIVKEASEELYGFKSLRDKKMFELLTSVKGVGPKSAFNLMAALSTTQIIDAVINDDKKSLTKAPGVGAKAASQMILDLTKKIEKIKMYSNRSIQMPNVESEAIANFEQPLLFEEIVEVQETVHEIHDNALMQEAMLACKELGFKEDKIMPIASKILEQNTIQKAEQLVHLVLKEV
- the ruvC gene encoding crossover junction endodeoxyribonuclease RuvC, whose protein sequence is MIILGIDPGSRKAGYAVIEVQGKKMKYIESGVMRYDGVKEFVDRLGHIYDSCEELIEKHQPSEIAIESLIYVKSVTSLAKLAQARGAMIAAFMKTNKGKVFEYSPNLIKSAVSGYGHASKEGIDKALTMIFGKKEFKTHDESDALAIAVCHALNRNMRQLTNKKAVASSRGRTLKQVFKDRA